The following coding sequences lie in one Gammaproteobacteria bacterium genomic window:
- a CDS encoding DUF2179 domain-containing protein produces the protein MSLFLGALLIFGLRLIDVSIGAVRIVMVVRGERWIAGLLGFFESLTWAIAAGLVFSNLNSPVRLVAFAAGFGAGTILGSTIERKVALGKSVMRVITPFETPEVAPALRDAGYGVTVVNAEGKKGDVRLAFTVIPRRRATEVLSIVRSINPDAFVTIEDISTPKVHARRASRIRK, from the coding sequence ATGTCCTTGTTTCTCGGCGCCCTCTTGATCTTTGGGCTGCGCCTGATCGATGTTTCCATCGGAGCCGTGCGTATCGTCATGGTGGTTCGAGGCGAGCGGTGGATCGCGGGCCTCCTGGGATTCTTCGAATCGCTGACATGGGCGATCGCCGCAGGACTCGTCTTTTCCAATCTCAACTCACCAGTGCGGTTGGTGGCCTTCGCTGCGGGGTTTGGAGCAGGAACCATCCTCGGTTCCACCATCGAGCGCAAGGTTGCTCTGGGCAAGAGCGTCATGCGTGTCATCACACCGTTCGAGACTCCGGAGGTTGCCCCTGCCCTCAGAGACGCAGGATACGGAGTGACGGTGGTGAACGCGGAAGGAAAGAAGGGCGATGTTCGCCTCGCATTCACCGTCATCCCTCGCAGGCGAGCCACGGAAGTACTCTCGATCGTTCGCTCGATCAACCCGGACGCGTTCGTCACCATCGAAGACATCTCCACGCCCAAGGTCCATGCCCGACGAGCGTCGAGAATCCGCAAGTAG
- a CDS encoding PDZ domain-containing protein has translation MKRFISIITVALLLVVASGCTLPESAASTTSATAQVTTTTTATVGQYGLFDISPLVKNVEGGVVAVTQDQVLTDFYGNPQEVPVGAGTGVVIDDQGHILTNFHVVKGASKITVTSRDGKARPAKIVSEAPHRDLALLKVEDTTGLTPLPLGDSDTIEVGDPAIAIGNALALNASEPTVSLGIISALHRQIQTAQGLIEDAIQTDAAINPGNSGGPLLNAAGEVIGINTAIAGNAQSVGFAIPINSAKQALDRFQRGVGEPYLGVLITDNSPTAAKELHISVQDGALIAQVAAGSPADQAGLLKYDVIVKIGDTQITNKQDLVAAVNQMDPGMEVSIEYVRGSEHGTVTVTIGERPSKR, from the coding sequence ATGAAACGTTTCATCTCCATCATCACCGTGGCACTCCTGCTGGTCGTCGCGAGCGGATGCACTCTTCCGGAATCAGCAGCGTCGACAACCTCCGCAACGGCGCAAGTCACAACAACCACCACCGCGACCGTGGGCCAGTATGGACTCTTCGACATCTCCCCGCTTGTCAAGAACGTTGAGGGAGGAGTCGTTGCCGTGACACAAGACCAGGTCTTGACCGACTTCTACGGCAACCCACAGGAGGTGCCTGTGGGAGCAGGCACCGGAGTGGTCATCGATGACCAAGGGCACATCCTGACGAACTTCCATGTCGTCAAAGGGGCTTCCAAGATCACCGTGACTTCCAGGGATGGGAAAGCTCGCCCTGCGAAGATCGTCTCGGAGGCGCCGCATCGGGATCTCGCCCTTCTGAAAGTCGAAGACACCACAGGGCTGACTCCACTCCCCCTGGGTGACTCCGACACCATCGAGGTCGGCGATCCGGCAATTGCGATCGGCAATGCGCTGGCGCTCAATGCTTCCGAACCGACCGTGTCCCTCGGCATCATCTCCGCGCTGCATCGTCAGATCCAGACGGCGCAAGGCCTCATCGAAGACGCCATTCAGACCGACGCTGCCATCAACCCGGGCAACTCCGGAGGGCCGCTCCTGAACGCGGCGGGAGAGGTCATCGGCATCAACACGGCCATCGCCGGCAATGCGCAGAGTGTCGGATTCGCAATACCCATCAACAGTGCCAAGCAAGCGCTCGATCGCTTCCAACGCGGGGTTGGAGAGCCGTACCTCGGTGTTCTCATCACCGACAATTCGCCGACGGCGGCAAAAGAGTTGCATATCTCTGTGCAAGACGGTGCACTGATCGCCCAGGTCGCCGCGGGCAGTCCGGCGGACCAAGCAGGGCTCCTCAAGTACGACGTGATCGTCAAGATTGGCGACACTCAAATCACCAACAAGCAGGATCTCGTCGCTGCGGTCAACCAGATGGACCCGGGAATGGAGGTTTCCATCGAGTACGTCCGTGGAAGTGAACACGGTACCGTCACGGTGACGATCGGTGAGCGGCCCAGCAAGAGATGA
- a CDS encoding TSUP family transporter translates to MSVPTILLLLVTGLVAGFINTVAGGGSVIALPVLVEVVGASVANGTNRVAILMQNVVGAASFHRGGKVPWRFVGALLGPIIGGAAVGAWVATLVPAEVMKRIFGLVIILVALSVLVRPSRWMREGEPKLKEPWRSLAFFGIGLYGGFVQAGVGFLLLAGLVLGGGLGLVRGNAAKVVAVLVYTPVTLFLFARASQVDLGVGLVLGVGNMGGALVASRLAIKKGAGWIRWVLVVAAIAAAIRMLF, encoded by the coding sequence GTGTCCGTGCCAACCATTTTGCTGCTGCTCGTCACCGGACTGGTCGCCGGTTTCATCAATACGGTTGCCGGAGGCGGGTCGGTCATCGCCCTGCCGGTGCTCGTCGAGGTCGTCGGGGCGAGCGTGGCCAACGGAACGAACCGTGTCGCCATCTTGATGCAGAATGTCGTCGGGGCGGCGTCATTTCACCGAGGCGGCAAAGTGCCCTGGAGGTTCGTCGGTGCGCTCCTCGGACCGATCATCGGCGGGGCAGCCGTCGGGGCGTGGGTGGCGACGTTGGTTCCCGCCGAGGTCATGAAGCGGATCTTCGGCCTGGTGATCATTCTGGTGGCGCTGTCGGTACTCGTGCGACCGTCACGATGGATGCGCGAAGGCGAGCCGAAGCTGAAAGAGCCGTGGCGAAGCCTCGCCTTCTTCGGGATCGGTTTGTACGGGGGATTCGTCCAGGCCGGTGTCGGTTTCCTGCTGCTTGCCGGCCTGGTTCTCGGCGGCGGGCTGGGCTTGGTGCGCGGGAACGCGGCGAAAGTGGTGGCGGTCCTGGTGTACACCCCCGTCACCCTGTTTCTGTTCGCCAGGGCCTCGCAGGTCGATCTCGGGGTGGGTCTGGTTCTCGGTGTGGGCAACATGGGCGGAGCGCTCGTCGCTTCGCGTCTGGCGATCAAGAAGGGCGCGGGCTGGATCCGATGGGTGTTGGTGGTCGCTGCCATCGCGGCAGCGATCAGGATGTTGTTCTGA